A stretch of Motacilla alba alba isolate MOTALB_02 chromosome 18, Motacilla_alba_V1.0_pri, whole genome shotgun sequence DNA encodes these proteins:
- the CEP95 gene encoding centrosomal protein of 95 kDa isoform X2, giving the protein MGSAEGADWVDVANDLLRTCHINQRIKHLSECGADLFVHLYESILGEKVPDFIATPRSQEDDAHNVQAVIDSLALDYLQVSLSHITGENIVKGDKESVKNLLEIFDGLLEYLREVSETSSQTGAEINVLPSDEIQIASQEQLESTADQLTEHTLLSSVERSQSEYFIPICDTDGSGSTSELIKLGDTAYSFSKRGEEKDTEVEESESTEALAALPRQFSESERGTVNEREDGGMESVHAAEPHKGSLSVSATKLGEPIQQAIPLLPPFQPSDPGWRDYHSSDRQAAALACSQAVNLPTIEKSLTQKFHDVSDGLPVSRKIPVVGTVPLTHTCLSSASAVGEMLGDDAKDNVTKVPLVSESSISTSFEEKLSLRAQQVTQTPRPESQHWPRTTSKYENSTTDSVEDSLPHRTTKEKVPEQQEFHEASENLSRRLNELDLMLKRALGEHTREEELTDEDSLSHHSDSVMDYGRRTAGRDTSRARYPGRPRSLSPASPSSQHQEHKLSGSGARQIKTIRSHLQDERDQRTRKTKLVTKAYENELRIFEAREKRRISKLREAAKEMEQDYKENAFQEPPKVSQRVKVYSRKTTPQYPKSRQWIPKRGIMKPKQAAPMTIRDNDLLLQLLEEFPHLHISPRTLNKMWQQQLAQTVYLKAPAARPRPKLQNEVEQALKKHELLAAIIKRDQDHSKRLQEIKQRIHRQKWAQNKVTERRQQVARARKYYEDYRVQLRAKLLRARTREEKIFKNLFEEGLEIQKQRLRDLRVYAREKRDEQRREHQIELESLENYYKDQFSMLAEAISQEFQEIQTREKAQAQMLQKSKNEVRSKMEKEIQQLQAAIMHNDDDTFFQELEADRLRSRLQMASFQYSQSHFF; this is encoded by the exons ATGGGCAGCGCTGAGGGTGCAG ATTGGGTTGATGTTGCCAATGATCTTTTAAGGACCTGTCACATAAACCAGCGCATAAAACATCTCTCAGAATGTGGTGCTGACCTGTTTGTTCATCTTTATGAGTCAATCTTAGGAGAAAAAGTACCAG atttcATTGCTACTCCCAGAAGCCAAGAGGATGATGCACATAATGTACAAGCAGTTATAGATTCCCTGGCATTGGATTATTTGCAGGTCAGCTTGTCTCACATCACGG GTGAGAACATTGTGAAAGGAGACAAGGAATCTGTCAAAAACCTCCTTGAAATATTTGATGGTTTGTTGGAGTATCTTAGAGAAGTCAGTGAAACATCTTCTCAGACCGGAG CTGAGATAAATGTGCTGCCCAGTGATGAAATTCAAATTGCATCtcaagagcagctggaaagcacTGCTGATCAACTTACAGAACATACACTACTCTCATCAGTTGAAAG GTCCCAGtcagaatattttattccaatttGTGATACAGATGGCTCAGGATCTACCAGTGAATTAATTAAACTTGGAGATACTGCTTATTCATTTTCCAAGAGAGGGGAAG AAAAGGACACGGAGGTAGAAGAATCTGAAAGCACAGAGGCTCTTGCAGCATTGCCCAGACAGTTCTCAGAAAGTGAAAGGGGGACTGTAAATGAAAGGGAAGATG GAGGGATGGAGTCTGTTCATGCTGCTGAACCCCACAAAGGGAGTTTGAGTGTCAGTGCTACAAAACTGGGGGAGCCAATCCAGCAGGCAATTCCTCTGCTGCCCCCGTTCCAGCCCTCGGATCCAGGATGGAGAGATTACCACAGCTcagacagacaggcagcagccctggcttgCAGTCAAGCAGTGAACCTTCCTACT attgaAAAGTCACTTACCCAGAAATTTCATGATGTTTCTGATGGTCTTCCTGTATCCAGAAAAATCCCTG TAGTAGGCACAGTGCCATTAACTCACACTTGCCTGTCATCTGCTTCTGCAGTGGGAGAAATGCTGGGAGATGATGCCAAGGACAATGTGACAAAG GTGCCTCTGGTATCTGAGTCTTCTATATCCACCTCTTTTGAGGAAAAGCTCTCACTACGTGCTCAACAAGTAACACAAACCCCAAGACCCGAATCTCAGCACTGGCCTAGAACAACAAG cAAATACGAAAATTCCACCACAGATTCAGTTGAAGATTCACTTCCCCACAGAACAACAAAGGAGAAGGTGCCTGAGCAGCAAGAGTTTCATGAAGCATCAGAAAATCTGTCTCGCAGGCTAAACGAACTAGATTTA ATGTTGAAGAGAGCTTTGGGTGAGCACACGAGAGAAGAGGAGCTGACAGATGAGGACAGCCTGTCCCACCACAGTGACAGTGTCATGGACTATGGCCGAAGGACAGCTGGGAGAG ACACATCACGTGCGAGGTACCCAGGCAGGCCACGATCCCTCTCTCCAGCCTCACCCTCATCTCAGCACCAGGAACATAAACTGAGTGGCAGCGGAGCACGCCAGATAAAGACAATCCGCAGCCACCTGCAGGACGAAAGGGAccaaagaacaagaaaaacaaag ctGGTCACTAAAGCTTATGAAAATGAGCTAAGAATTTTTGAAGCGAGGGAGAAGCGAAGAATTTCCAAGCTCAGAGAAGCTGCCAAGGAAATG gaacaagacTACAAAGAAAATGCCTTTCAAGAACCTCCAAAAGTGTCTCAGCGAGTGAAAGTTTATTCTAGAAAAACCACACCTCAGTATCCCAAATCCAGGCAATGGATTCCAAAGCGAGGGATCATGAAGCCAAAGCAAGCAGCTCCAA TGACAATAAGAGACAATGACCTCCtcttgcagctcctggaggaatTTCCCCACCTGCACATTTCCCCCCGTACTCTGAATAaaatgtggcagcagcagcttgcacAAACTGTGTACCTCAAGGCACCTGCTGCCAGACCTAGACCAAAACTCCAGAATGAA GTTGAACAAGCCTTGAAGAAACATGAGCTGCTTGCTGCAATTATCAAGAGAGATCAAGATCACAGCAAGAGACTG CAAGAAATCAAGCAGCGCATCCACCGGCAGAAGTGGGCTCAGAACAAGGTGACCGAGAGGCGGCAGCAGGTGGCGCGGGCCAGGAAATACTACGAGGATTACAGGGTGCAGCTCCGGGCCAAGCTGCTGCGGGCCAGGACACGCGAGGAGAAG ATATTTAAAAACTTATTTGAAGAAGGCTTAGAAATTCAGAAGCAAAGACTGAGGGACCTGAGAGTTTACGCTCGAGAGAAGCGCGATGAGCAACGGAGAGAGCACCAGATTGAGCTGGAGTCTCTGGAGAACTACTACAAAGATCAG TTTTCCATGCTAGCAGAAGCTATATCTCAAGAATTCCAAGAAATCCAAACCAGAGAGAAAGCACAAGCACAA ATGctacaaaaatcaaaaaatgaagtgagatcaaagatggaaaaggaaatacagcAACTGCAGGCAGCAATCATGCACAATGATGATGACACCTTTTTTCAAGAACTAGAAGCAGACAGACTGAGATCCAGACTTCAGATGGCTTCCTTCCAGTACAGCCAAAGCCACTTCTTCTAA
- the CEP95 gene encoding centrosomal protein of 95 kDa isoform X4 — protein sequence MLDTSSLLRDFIATPRSQEDDAHNVQAVIDSLALDYLQVSLSHITGENIVKGDKESVKNLLEIFDGLLEYLREVSETSSQTGAEINVLPSDEIQIASQEQLESTADQLTEHTLLSSVERSQSEYFIPICDTDGSGSTSELIKLGDTAYSFSKRGEAEKDTEVEESESTEALAALPRQFSESERGTVNEREDGGMESVHAAEPHKGSLSVSATKLGEPIQQAIPLLPPFQPSDPGWRDYHSSDRQAAALACSQAVNLPTIEKSLTQKFHDVSDGLPVSRKIPVVGTVPLTHTCLSSASAVGEMLGDDAKDNVTKVPLVSESSISTSFEEKLSLRAQQVTQTPRPESQHWPRTTSKYENSTTDSVEDSLPHRTTKEKVPEQQEFHEASENLSRRLNELDLMLKRALGEHTREEELTDEDSLSHHSDSVMDYGRRTAGRDTSRARYPGRPRSLSPASPSSQHQEHKLSGSGARQIKTIRSHLQDERDQRTRKTKLVTKAYENELRIFEAREKRRISKLREAAKEMEQDYKENAFQEPPKVSQRVKVYSRKTTPQYPKSRQWIPKRGIMKPKQAAPMTIRDNDLLLQLLEEFPHLHISPRTLNKMWQQQLAQTVYLKAPAARPRPKLQNEVEQALKKHELLAAIIKRDQDHSKRLQEIKQRIHRQKWAQNKVTERRQQVARARKYYEDYRVQLRAKLLRARTREEKIFKNLFEEGLEIQKQRLRDLRVYAREKRDEQRREHQIELESLENYYKDQFSMLAEAISQEFQEIQTREKAQAQMLQKSKNEVRSKMEKEIQQLQAAIMHNDDDTFFQELEADRLRSRLQMASFQYSQSHFF from the exons ATGCTTGATACTTCGAGTCTGCTAAGAG atttcATTGCTACTCCCAGAAGCCAAGAGGATGATGCACATAATGTACAAGCAGTTATAGATTCCCTGGCATTGGATTATTTGCAGGTCAGCTTGTCTCACATCACGG GTGAGAACATTGTGAAAGGAGACAAGGAATCTGTCAAAAACCTCCTTGAAATATTTGATGGTTTGTTGGAGTATCTTAGAGAAGTCAGTGAAACATCTTCTCAGACCGGAG CTGAGATAAATGTGCTGCCCAGTGATGAAATTCAAATTGCATCtcaagagcagctggaaagcacTGCTGATCAACTTACAGAACATACACTACTCTCATCAGTTGAAAG GTCCCAGtcagaatattttattccaatttGTGATACAGATGGCTCAGGATCTACCAGTGAATTAATTAAACTTGGAGATACTGCTTATTCATTTTCCAAGAGAGGGGAAG CAGAAAAGGACACGGAGGTAGAAGAATCTGAAAGCACAGAGGCTCTTGCAGCATTGCCCAGACAGTTCTCAGAAAGTGAAAGGGGGACTGTAAATGAAAGGGAAGATG GAGGGATGGAGTCTGTTCATGCTGCTGAACCCCACAAAGGGAGTTTGAGTGTCAGTGCTACAAAACTGGGGGAGCCAATCCAGCAGGCAATTCCTCTGCTGCCCCCGTTCCAGCCCTCGGATCCAGGATGGAGAGATTACCACAGCTcagacagacaggcagcagccctggcttgCAGTCAAGCAGTGAACCTTCCTACT attgaAAAGTCACTTACCCAGAAATTTCATGATGTTTCTGATGGTCTTCCTGTATCCAGAAAAATCCCTG TAGTAGGCACAGTGCCATTAACTCACACTTGCCTGTCATCTGCTTCTGCAGTGGGAGAAATGCTGGGAGATGATGCCAAGGACAATGTGACAAAG GTGCCTCTGGTATCTGAGTCTTCTATATCCACCTCTTTTGAGGAAAAGCTCTCACTACGTGCTCAACAAGTAACACAAACCCCAAGACCCGAATCTCAGCACTGGCCTAGAACAACAAG cAAATACGAAAATTCCACCACAGATTCAGTTGAAGATTCACTTCCCCACAGAACAACAAAGGAGAAGGTGCCTGAGCAGCAAGAGTTTCATGAAGCATCAGAAAATCTGTCTCGCAGGCTAAACGAACTAGATTTA ATGTTGAAGAGAGCTTTGGGTGAGCACACGAGAGAAGAGGAGCTGACAGATGAGGACAGCCTGTCCCACCACAGTGACAGTGTCATGGACTATGGCCGAAGGACAGCTGGGAGAG ACACATCACGTGCGAGGTACCCAGGCAGGCCACGATCCCTCTCTCCAGCCTCACCCTCATCTCAGCACCAGGAACATAAACTGAGTGGCAGCGGAGCACGCCAGATAAAGACAATCCGCAGCCACCTGCAGGACGAAAGGGAccaaagaacaagaaaaacaaag ctGGTCACTAAAGCTTATGAAAATGAGCTAAGAATTTTTGAAGCGAGGGAGAAGCGAAGAATTTCCAAGCTCAGAGAAGCTGCCAAGGAAATG gaacaagacTACAAAGAAAATGCCTTTCAAGAACCTCCAAAAGTGTCTCAGCGAGTGAAAGTTTATTCTAGAAAAACCACACCTCAGTATCCCAAATCCAGGCAATGGATTCCAAAGCGAGGGATCATGAAGCCAAAGCAAGCAGCTCCAA TGACAATAAGAGACAATGACCTCCtcttgcagctcctggaggaatTTCCCCACCTGCACATTTCCCCCCGTACTCTGAATAaaatgtggcagcagcagcttgcacAAACTGTGTACCTCAAGGCACCTGCTGCCAGACCTAGACCAAAACTCCAGAATGAA GTTGAACAAGCCTTGAAGAAACATGAGCTGCTTGCTGCAATTATCAAGAGAGATCAAGATCACAGCAAGAGACTG CAAGAAATCAAGCAGCGCATCCACCGGCAGAAGTGGGCTCAGAACAAGGTGACCGAGAGGCGGCAGCAGGTGGCGCGGGCCAGGAAATACTACGAGGATTACAGGGTGCAGCTCCGGGCCAAGCTGCTGCGGGCCAGGACACGCGAGGAGAAG ATATTTAAAAACTTATTTGAAGAAGGCTTAGAAATTCAGAAGCAAAGACTGAGGGACCTGAGAGTTTACGCTCGAGAGAAGCGCGATGAGCAACGGAGAGAGCACCAGATTGAGCTGGAGTCTCTGGAGAACTACTACAAAGATCAG TTTTCCATGCTAGCAGAAGCTATATCTCAAGAATTCCAAGAAATCCAAACCAGAGAGAAAGCACAAGCACAA ATGctacaaaaatcaaaaaatgaagtgagatcaaagatggaaaaggaaatacagcAACTGCAGGCAGCAATCATGCACAATGATGATGACACCTTTTTTCAAGAACTAGAAGCAGACAGACTGAGATCCAGACTTCAGATGGCTTCCTTCCAGTACAGCCAAAGCCACTTCTTCTAA
- the CEP95 gene encoding centrosomal protein of 95 kDa isoform X1, translating into MGSAEGADWVDVANDLLRTCHINQRIKHLSECGADLFVHLYESILGEKVPDFIATPRSQEDDAHNVQAVIDSLALDYLQVSLSHITGENIVKGDKESVKNLLEIFDGLLEYLREVSETSSQTGAEINVLPSDEIQIASQEQLESTADQLTEHTLLSSVERSQSEYFIPICDTDGSGSTSELIKLGDTAYSFSKRGEAEKDTEVEESESTEALAALPRQFSESERGTVNEREDGGMESVHAAEPHKGSLSVSATKLGEPIQQAIPLLPPFQPSDPGWRDYHSSDRQAAALACSQAVNLPTIEKSLTQKFHDVSDGLPVSRKIPVVGTVPLTHTCLSSASAVGEMLGDDAKDNVTKVPLVSESSISTSFEEKLSLRAQQVTQTPRPESQHWPRTTSKYENSTTDSVEDSLPHRTTKEKVPEQQEFHEASENLSRRLNELDLMLKRALGEHTREEELTDEDSLSHHSDSVMDYGRRTAGRDTSRARYPGRPRSLSPASPSSQHQEHKLSGSGARQIKTIRSHLQDERDQRTRKTKLVTKAYENELRIFEAREKRRISKLREAAKEMEQDYKENAFQEPPKVSQRVKVYSRKTTPQYPKSRQWIPKRGIMKPKQAAPMTIRDNDLLLQLLEEFPHLHISPRTLNKMWQQQLAQTVYLKAPAARPRPKLQNEVEQALKKHELLAAIIKRDQDHSKRLQEIKQRIHRQKWAQNKVTERRQQVARARKYYEDYRVQLRAKLLRARTREEKIFKNLFEEGLEIQKQRLRDLRVYAREKRDEQRREHQIELESLENYYKDQFSMLAEAISQEFQEIQTREKAQAQMLQKSKNEVRSKMEKEIQQLQAAIMHNDDDTFFQELEADRLRSRLQMASFQYSQSHFF; encoded by the exons ATGGGCAGCGCTGAGGGTGCAG ATTGGGTTGATGTTGCCAATGATCTTTTAAGGACCTGTCACATAAACCAGCGCATAAAACATCTCTCAGAATGTGGTGCTGACCTGTTTGTTCATCTTTATGAGTCAATCTTAGGAGAAAAAGTACCAG atttcATTGCTACTCCCAGAAGCCAAGAGGATGATGCACATAATGTACAAGCAGTTATAGATTCCCTGGCATTGGATTATTTGCAGGTCAGCTTGTCTCACATCACGG GTGAGAACATTGTGAAAGGAGACAAGGAATCTGTCAAAAACCTCCTTGAAATATTTGATGGTTTGTTGGAGTATCTTAGAGAAGTCAGTGAAACATCTTCTCAGACCGGAG CTGAGATAAATGTGCTGCCCAGTGATGAAATTCAAATTGCATCtcaagagcagctggaaagcacTGCTGATCAACTTACAGAACATACACTACTCTCATCAGTTGAAAG GTCCCAGtcagaatattttattccaatttGTGATACAGATGGCTCAGGATCTACCAGTGAATTAATTAAACTTGGAGATACTGCTTATTCATTTTCCAAGAGAGGGGAAG CAGAAAAGGACACGGAGGTAGAAGAATCTGAAAGCACAGAGGCTCTTGCAGCATTGCCCAGACAGTTCTCAGAAAGTGAAAGGGGGACTGTAAATGAAAGGGAAGATG GAGGGATGGAGTCTGTTCATGCTGCTGAACCCCACAAAGGGAGTTTGAGTGTCAGTGCTACAAAACTGGGGGAGCCAATCCAGCAGGCAATTCCTCTGCTGCCCCCGTTCCAGCCCTCGGATCCAGGATGGAGAGATTACCACAGCTcagacagacaggcagcagccctggcttgCAGTCAAGCAGTGAACCTTCCTACT attgaAAAGTCACTTACCCAGAAATTTCATGATGTTTCTGATGGTCTTCCTGTATCCAGAAAAATCCCTG TAGTAGGCACAGTGCCATTAACTCACACTTGCCTGTCATCTGCTTCTGCAGTGGGAGAAATGCTGGGAGATGATGCCAAGGACAATGTGACAAAG GTGCCTCTGGTATCTGAGTCTTCTATATCCACCTCTTTTGAGGAAAAGCTCTCACTACGTGCTCAACAAGTAACACAAACCCCAAGACCCGAATCTCAGCACTGGCCTAGAACAACAAG cAAATACGAAAATTCCACCACAGATTCAGTTGAAGATTCACTTCCCCACAGAACAACAAAGGAGAAGGTGCCTGAGCAGCAAGAGTTTCATGAAGCATCAGAAAATCTGTCTCGCAGGCTAAACGAACTAGATTTA ATGTTGAAGAGAGCTTTGGGTGAGCACACGAGAGAAGAGGAGCTGACAGATGAGGACAGCCTGTCCCACCACAGTGACAGTGTCATGGACTATGGCCGAAGGACAGCTGGGAGAG ACACATCACGTGCGAGGTACCCAGGCAGGCCACGATCCCTCTCTCCAGCCTCACCCTCATCTCAGCACCAGGAACATAAACTGAGTGGCAGCGGAGCACGCCAGATAAAGACAATCCGCAGCCACCTGCAGGACGAAAGGGAccaaagaacaagaaaaacaaag ctGGTCACTAAAGCTTATGAAAATGAGCTAAGAATTTTTGAAGCGAGGGAGAAGCGAAGAATTTCCAAGCTCAGAGAAGCTGCCAAGGAAATG gaacaagacTACAAAGAAAATGCCTTTCAAGAACCTCCAAAAGTGTCTCAGCGAGTGAAAGTTTATTCTAGAAAAACCACACCTCAGTATCCCAAATCCAGGCAATGGATTCCAAAGCGAGGGATCATGAAGCCAAAGCAAGCAGCTCCAA TGACAATAAGAGACAATGACCTCCtcttgcagctcctggaggaatTTCCCCACCTGCACATTTCCCCCCGTACTCTGAATAaaatgtggcagcagcagcttgcacAAACTGTGTACCTCAAGGCACCTGCTGCCAGACCTAGACCAAAACTCCAGAATGAA GTTGAACAAGCCTTGAAGAAACATGAGCTGCTTGCTGCAATTATCAAGAGAGATCAAGATCACAGCAAGAGACTG CAAGAAATCAAGCAGCGCATCCACCGGCAGAAGTGGGCTCAGAACAAGGTGACCGAGAGGCGGCAGCAGGTGGCGCGGGCCAGGAAATACTACGAGGATTACAGGGTGCAGCTCCGGGCCAAGCTGCTGCGGGCCAGGACACGCGAGGAGAAG ATATTTAAAAACTTATTTGAAGAAGGCTTAGAAATTCAGAAGCAAAGACTGAGGGACCTGAGAGTTTACGCTCGAGAGAAGCGCGATGAGCAACGGAGAGAGCACCAGATTGAGCTGGAGTCTCTGGAGAACTACTACAAAGATCAG TTTTCCATGCTAGCAGAAGCTATATCTCAAGAATTCCAAGAAATCCAAACCAGAGAGAAAGCACAAGCACAA ATGctacaaaaatcaaaaaatgaagtgagatcaaagatggaaaaggaaatacagcAACTGCAGGCAGCAATCATGCACAATGATGATGACACCTTTTTTCAAGAACTAGAAGCAGACAGACTGAGATCCAGACTTCAGATGGCTTCCTTCCAGTACAGCCAAAGCCACTTCTTCTAA
- the CEP95 gene encoding centrosomal protein of 95 kDa isoform X3 — protein sequence MGSAEGADWVDVANDLLRTCHINQRIKHLSECGADLFVHLYESILGEKVPDFIATPRSQEDDAHNVQAVIDSLALDYLQVSLSHITGENIVKGDKESVKNLLEIFDGLLEYLREVSETSSQTGAEINVLPSDEIQIASQEQLESTADQLTEHTLLSSVERSQSEYFIPICDTDGSGSTSELIKLGDTAYSFSKRGEAEKDTEVEESESTEALAALPRQFSESERGTVNEREDGGMESVHAAEPHKGSLSVSATKLGEPIQQAIPLLPPFQPSDPGWRDYHSSDRQAAALACSQAVNLPTIEKSLTQKFHDVSDGLPVSRKIPVGEMLGDDAKDNVTKVPLVSESSISTSFEEKLSLRAQQVTQTPRPESQHWPRTTSKYENSTTDSVEDSLPHRTTKEKVPEQQEFHEASENLSRRLNELDLMLKRALGEHTREEELTDEDSLSHHSDSVMDYGRRTAGRDTSRARYPGRPRSLSPASPSSQHQEHKLSGSGARQIKTIRSHLQDERDQRTRKTKLVTKAYENELRIFEAREKRRISKLREAAKEMEQDYKENAFQEPPKVSQRVKVYSRKTTPQYPKSRQWIPKRGIMKPKQAAPMTIRDNDLLLQLLEEFPHLHISPRTLNKMWQQQLAQTVYLKAPAARPRPKLQNEVEQALKKHELLAAIIKRDQDHSKRLQEIKQRIHRQKWAQNKVTERRQQVARARKYYEDYRVQLRAKLLRARTREEKIFKNLFEEGLEIQKQRLRDLRVYAREKRDEQRREHQIELESLENYYKDQFSMLAEAISQEFQEIQTREKAQAQMLQKSKNEVRSKMEKEIQQLQAAIMHNDDDTFFQELEADRLRSRLQMASFQYSQSHFF from the exons ATGGGCAGCGCTGAGGGTGCAG ATTGGGTTGATGTTGCCAATGATCTTTTAAGGACCTGTCACATAAACCAGCGCATAAAACATCTCTCAGAATGTGGTGCTGACCTGTTTGTTCATCTTTATGAGTCAATCTTAGGAGAAAAAGTACCAG atttcATTGCTACTCCCAGAAGCCAAGAGGATGATGCACATAATGTACAAGCAGTTATAGATTCCCTGGCATTGGATTATTTGCAGGTCAGCTTGTCTCACATCACGG GTGAGAACATTGTGAAAGGAGACAAGGAATCTGTCAAAAACCTCCTTGAAATATTTGATGGTTTGTTGGAGTATCTTAGAGAAGTCAGTGAAACATCTTCTCAGACCGGAG CTGAGATAAATGTGCTGCCCAGTGATGAAATTCAAATTGCATCtcaagagcagctggaaagcacTGCTGATCAACTTACAGAACATACACTACTCTCATCAGTTGAAAG GTCCCAGtcagaatattttattccaatttGTGATACAGATGGCTCAGGATCTACCAGTGAATTAATTAAACTTGGAGATACTGCTTATTCATTTTCCAAGAGAGGGGAAG CAGAAAAGGACACGGAGGTAGAAGAATCTGAAAGCACAGAGGCTCTTGCAGCATTGCCCAGACAGTTCTCAGAAAGTGAAAGGGGGACTGTAAATGAAAGGGAAGATG GAGGGATGGAGTCTGTTCATGCTGCTGAACCCCACAAAGGGAGTTTGAGTGTCAGTGCTACAAAACTGGGGGAGCCAATCCAGCAGGCAATTCCTCTGCTGCCCCCGTTCCAGCCCTCGGATCCAGGATGGAGAGATTACCACAGCTcagacagacaggcagcagccctggcttgCAGTCAAGCAGTGAACCTTCCTACT attgaAAAGTCACTTACCCAGAAATTTCATGATGTTTCTGATGGTCTTCCTGTATCCAGAAAAATCCCTG TGGGAGAAATGCTGGGAGATGATGCCAAGGACAATGTGACAAAG GTGCCTCTGGTATCTGAGTCTTCTATATCCACCTCTTTTGAGGAAAAGCTCTCACTACGTGCTCAACAAGTAACACAAACCCCAAGACCCGAATCTCAGCACTGGCCTAGAACAACAAG cAAATACGAAAATTCCACCACAGATTCAGTTGAAGATTCACTTCCCCACAGAACAACAAAGGAGAAGGTGCCTGAGCAGCAAGAGTTTCATGAAGCATCAGAAAATCTGTCTCGCAGGCTAAACGAACTAGATTTA ATGTTGAAGAGAGCTTTGGGTGAGCACACGAGAGAAGAGGAGCTGACAGATGAGGACAGCCTGTCCCACCACAGTGACAGTGTCATGGACTATGGCCGAAGGACAGCTGGGAGAG ACACATCACGTGCGAGGTACCCAGGCAGGCCACGATCCCTCTCTCCAGCCTCACCCTCATCTCAGCACCAGGAACATAAACTGAGTGGCAGCGGAGCACGCCAGATAAAGACAATCCGCAGCCACCTGCAGGACGAAAGGGAccaaagaacaagaaaaacaaag ctGGTCACTAAAGCTTATGAAAATGAGCTAAGAATTTTTGAAGCGAGGGAGAAGCGAAGAATTTCCAAGCTCAGAGAAGCTGCCAAGGAAATG gaacaagacTACAAAGAAAATGCCTTTCAAGAACCTCCAAAAGTGTCTCAGCGAGTGAAAGTTTATTCTAGAAAAACCACACCTCAGTATCCCAAATCCAGGCAATGGATTCCAAAGCGAGGGATCATGAAGCCAAAGCAAGCAGCTCCAA TGACAATAAGAGACAATGACCTCCtcttgcagctcctggaggaatTTCCCCACCTGCACATTTCCCCCCGTACTCTGAATAaaatgtggcagcagcagcttgcacAAACTGTGTACCTCAAGGCACCTGCTGCCAGACCTAGACCAAAACTCCAGAATGAA GTTGAACAAGCCTTGAAGAAACATGAGCTGCTTGCTGCAATTATCAAGAGAGATCAAGATCACAGCAAGAGACTG CAAGAAATCAAGCAGCGCATCCACCGGCAGAAGTGGGCTCAGAACAAGGTGACCGAGAGGCGGCAGCAGGTGGCGCGGGCCAGGAAATACTACGAGGATTACAGGGTGCAGCTCCGGGCCAAGCTGCTGCGGGCCAGGACACGCGAGGAGAAG ATATTTAAAAACTTATTTGAAGAAGGCTTAGAAATTCAGAAGCAAAGACTGAGGGACCTGAGAGTTTACGCTCGAGAGAAGCGCGATGAGCAACGGAGAGAGCACCAGATTGAGCTGGAGTCTCTGGAGAACTACTACAAAGATCAG TTTTCCATGCTAGCAGAAGCTATATCTCAAGAATTCCAAGAAATCCAAACCAGAGAGAAAGCACAAGCACAA ATGctacaaaaatcaaaaaatgaagtgagatcaaagatggaaaaggaaatacagcAACTGCAGGCAGCAATCATGCACAATGATGATGACACCTTTTTTCAAGAACTAGAAGCAGACAGACTGAGATCCAGACTTCAGATGGCTTCCTTCCAGTACAGCCAAAGCCACTTCTTCTAA